A stretch of DNA from Basfia succiniciproducens:
TGTGTGGAAACGGCACCTGAGCGCACAATTCCCGCCGCATTTCGGCCCGGTAGATTTTCAAGAAACCCCGCTGTATAACCAGGAACGCGCCGTGGTCGAACAGATGACCGCCTGTTCTCTGATTGGCAGCCCAGCAAGTGTGACACATCAACTGAATGCTTTACGCGCTCAAGTCCACTTTGATGAAATTATGGCGGTCAGCTATATTTTTGACGAACAGCTACAACAGCAGTCTTATAAGATGTTGAAAGAGATTGTGGATAAGATATAACCGTAAGGACAGGCTTTATGTCTGTCCGTTGTGTGTCCAATTGGGGACAGACATAAAGTCTGTCCTTACGAGGATGGAGAAGATAAGCAGTTGCAAGCGGTGAGTTTTAACAAAAATTTGTAACTCACCCTTTTACTACTTCACCAACCTCAACTCCTCCACCAACGCCTTAAACAACGGCGAATTCTGCCGACGGTTCGGATAGTAAAGGTGGTAGCCGTCGTATTCCATATCCCATTGCTGCAAAATACGAGTTAGTCGTCCCGAGCTAATATCCTCTTCGACCATATCAAGCGGGCACCATAAAATGCCTAAACCGCTACGGGCATAATTTTCCAACACACGCCCGCCGTTGGCGCTGATGGTGCCTTGCGGTTGTACTTTCAGAATACGCCCTTTGGATTTCGGATCGATAAATTCCCAATTCATGACACCGCCATTGGATAAACGATGTAACAGGCATTGATGTTCGGTTAAATCATACGGGGTTTTCGGTGTACCGTTTTTGGCAAGGTATTCAGGGCTTGCCACACAGCACATTTGTAATTTATCGGTTAAGCGCACCGCAATCATATCCTTTGCTACGTCGCTGCCTAAGCGGATACCGGCATCAAAACGCTCGGCGACAATATCGATAAAACGGTTTTCCGCTACCAGTTCAAGGTTCACTTCGGGATATTTCTGCGAAAAGCGGACAAATTTGTCCCCCAACGCATAATAAAAGGCGTGTTCATTGCCGTTAATCCGCAATGTGCCGGTCACTGCATTACGAAACTCGCTTAGCTCATTAAGTTCGTTATCAATATCATCAAACAACGGCGATAAGCGCTGATAGAGTTGTTCGCCCGCTTCGGTGGTGGAAATACTGCGGGTGGTACGGTGAAACAGTTTGATATTCAAGCGTTCTTCAATGCCACGAATGCTATGACTCAACGCTGATTGTGACACGCCCATCTGCGCTCCCGCCTTGGTAAAACT
This window harbors:
- a CDS encoding LysR family transcriptional regulator, with the translated sequence MKENLNDLRAFLVVARTGSFTKAGAQMGVSQSALSHSIRGIEERLNIKLFHRTTRSISTTEAGEQLYQRLSPLFDDIDNELNELSEFRNAVTGTLRINGNEHAFYYALGDKFVRFSQKYPEVNLELVAENRFIDIVAERFDAGIRLGSDVAKDMIAVRLTDKLQMCCVASPEYLAKNGTPKTPYDLTEHQCLLHRLSNGGVMNWEFIDPKSKGRILKVQPQGTISANGGRVLENYARSGLGILWCPLDMVEEDISSGRLTRILQQWDMEYDGYHLYYPNRRQNSPLFKALVEELRLVK